GCTAATGGGCAGCTCCCGTTTTCCCGGTATACTCCCGGCTAATCTCCAGGGAATATGGAACAAGGATTTCAATGCACCATGGAACTCAGATTTTCATACCAACATCAACCTTCAGATGAATTACTGGCCTGCCGAAGTCTGTAATCTTCCGGAAACTACCAAACCACTGATTAATTTTCTGGAACAATTGCAGGTACCCGGCGCCGTTACGGCAAGGGAAACCTATGGCGCGCGGGGCTGGACCGTGCACCACCTCACCGACGCCTTCGGACGTACGGCCGTGATGGATGGTATCTGGGGCTGCTTCCCGATGGGTGGACCATGGATGACATTCAGGGTGTATGAACACTATGCATTCACCGGCGATATGGAATACCTTCGTAAACAGGCGTATCCGCTGATGAAATCATCAGCCCGGTTTGTGCTTGATTTCCTTATCAGGGATAAGGAAGGGCAATGGGTTACCGCACCCTCCAACTCTCCTGAAAACGCTTTTTTCGACCCGGCAAGCGGAAAGCCTTCGAACATGACTTACGCAGCTACCATGGATATCCAAATCATTACCGAGCTATTCAATAATTGTATGGCTGCCGCAAAAGTTTTAAATACCGATGCTGCTTTTTCCGATACGCTGGCCCGGGTACTTGCCGATCTGCCGCCCGTAAAGGTCTCTCCCCGGACCGGAGGCATACAGGAATGGATTGAGGATTATGAGGAAGCAGAACCCGGACACCGGCACATGTCTCACCTGCTGGGTCTTCATCCCGGAACACAGATAACCCCGGAGACACCTGAATTATTCGAAGCGGCAAAGAAAACCCTCAGCCGGAGGCTGTCATCGGGCGGAGGACATACCGGATGGAGCCGCGCATGGGTGATTAACTTTTATGCCCGTCTTCACGACGGTGAAAACGCCTACCTCCACACCATGGAACTGCTCCGTAAGTCTACCCTTCCCAACCTCTTCGATACCCATCCTCCTTTCCAGATAGACGGTAACTTCGGAGGCACGGCTGGCATTGCTGAAATGCTCCTGCAATCGCATGGAGGCGTACTAAGCATCCTTCCTGCACTGCCCGGCGCCTGGCCTGACGGAAGTGTTAAAGGATTGCTGGCCCGGGGCGGTTTCGAAGTAGATATTGCATGGCAAAATGGCCGGTTGTCCAACCTTACTGTGAAATCCGGACTGGGACTTCCGGCCCGTTTGAAATACCGGGGTATGGAGCTGACCCTGAATATGGAAAAGGGGAAAGAGTATACCATTAAAGAGAGTCAATTTACTAAAGTAAATAAGTGAAATGAATAAACTCCGGTAAACCAAAGGATTGTTCAAAAAGTTAATATCGTGTCAGGTTACGGTTAGCACATGGCTACCGGATTACAAATGTGGCATGTACATCGGCAATGTTAAAGAAGTAACATTAACAGACATATGGTATGGTTCTACCGATATAAATATAAAACCTCATAATCAAATCAAACCTGCATGAGATCACCTTTCATTCAATCAGTCGCAATCCTCATATTGCTTACTTTTATTTCCTGTACCAACACCAAACACGAGGAACATCTTAAATTGTGGTACAATCTTCCTGCCGACGCTTCGGTAAAAGATAGTCCCAATGGATGGAGTGATGATGCCGAATGGCTGAAAGCCCTACCTTTAGGCAATGGTTCTATGGGAGTTATGGTCTTTGGCGATGTAAACAGGGAACGTATCCAACTAAATGAAGAAAGTATGTGGTCCGGCAGCCTTGATGATAATGACAATCCGGATGCTTTTGCTGCCCAGGCGCAAATACGCCGGTTTCTTTTTGAGGGTAAATACAAGGAAGCAACCGAATTAACGAATAAAACACAGATTTGTAAAGGCGCAGGATCGGGGCATGGCAACGGCGCTGCCGTTCCTTTCGGCTGTTTCCAGACGTTGGGCGATTTATGGATCGATAACGGAAAACAATCTTCTTACGAAAATTACTACCGTGAACTTGACCTGGATGATGCCGTAGTACGGGTAAAATATACACAGGACGGAGTAAACTACCGGCGCGAGATATTTACCAGTCAGCCGGATCAGGTAGTGGTCATGCGTTTTACAGCCGATAAGCCGGGAAAAATATCATTTACCTGCGGCATGAACCGCCCTGAGTGTTATAATACGTATACGGAAAATGAACGGCTTGTGATGTCGGGAGCACTTTCCGATGGAAAAGGGGGAAAGGGATTGAAATATGCCGTTAATTTAAAGGCCGTTAATAAAAATGGGGCTGTTCAGTACAAAGATTCGCTGTTGGTTGTTGAAAATGCCGATGAAGTTGTACTGGTGCTTTCCGCATCTACCGATTATGTATTAAACTATCCGGAATATAAAGGACGTGACTATCTAACCATAGTAAATGAAAACATAAAAAAAGCAGTGTCGAAAAAATATGATGATTTGCTGAATCGTCATAAAAATGAATACCAACCCTATTTTAAACGGGTAAATTTCGATATTACTCCGGATGAAATTATTCCGGTTCCGACCGATATCCGCCTGGCAGATTTTAAGAATACCCTTTCCGACAATCATTTAGTTGAACTGATTTTCCAGTATGGCCGTTACCTGTTGATTGCCTCATCCCGTCCCGGCACGCTTCCGGCCAACCTTCAGGGTATCTGGGCAAATAAACTTCAAACTCCCTGGAACGGTGACTACCATACCGACGTAAATGTGGAAATGAATTACTGGCATGCGGAAGTAACTAACCTGCCGGAAATGCATTTGCCGTTATTCGACCTGATACTATCAATCGCCGAACCGGGCAGAAAAACGGCAGCGGTTCAATATCACCTGAATGGCTGGGTGGTTCACCCGATAACCAATGTCTGGGGTTATACCGCTCCGGGCGAAAAGGCAAGCTGGGGAATGCATACCGGCGGCGGCGCATGGATCAGTACCCATATAGCCGAACATTATGCTTTTACCCGCGACAAAGCCTTTTTACAGAAAATGTATCCGGCATTGAAAGGTTCGGTTGAATTTTATACAGGCTGGCTGGTAGAAGATCCTAAAACCGGAAAATTAGTGTCCGGTCCCGCTGTATCGCCTGAAAATACATTTATCGCTCCCGATGGCAGCCATTGCCAGATCAGTATGGGGCCTGCTCATGATCAGCAGGTAATATGGCAACTTTTCACCGATTTCCTGATGGCATCGGAGGAACTGGGTATTACGGATGAATTTGTTGAAAAAATAAGGAACGACAGGGGAAAACTGGCAGGCTCCCAGATCGGTTCGGACGGCCGTTTGATGGAATGGGCGGAAGAATTCCCTGAGGTAGAGCCCGGGCATCGTCATATTTCCCATTTGTTTGCCCTGCATCCCGGTTCGCAGATCAATCTGGAACATACGCCGGAACTGGCGGCAGCGGCAAAAAAATCACTTGACTTCCGCATCGTCAATGGCGGCGGGCATACAGGTTGGAGTGCCGCATGGCTGATCAGCCAGTACGCACGGTTACACGAGGCCGAACAAGCCTGTAAAAGCATACATACGGTTTTATCTAAAAGTACTTCGCCCAATCTGTTCGGATTACACCCGCCTTTCCAGATGGATGCAAACTTCGGAACAACGGCAGGCATAGCCGAAATGTTGGTACAAAGCCATGAAGGAAATATCAGTTTGTTGCCAGCCTTGCCCGATCAATGGACTACAGGGAGTGTTAATGGATTAAGGGCTCGCGGAGGTTATGAAATAGATATGAAGTGGGAGGATGGTGAACTGGTTTCGGCTGAAATCCATGCCGATCATGCAGGCGATATAAAAGTAAAGTACAAAAACAAGAAAAAATTAATATCACTGAAAGCTGATGATAAAACAACACTGTCATTCGAATAGCGTTTAAACTTCAGCCCATTCATCTAACAATATTAAAATACATGCATAGCGAGTAACGCTTTGATTTTGAGTCGAAAAAAGCGATAAAATAACCGTCAGGCGGGATAATGCCGATAAAGGATTTTCCGTCCTGACTGGAATCCTGTACGCAATGCCACCGGATATATTGTTCGCTGGAGAGTGGATAAGGATCATCTGAACAATGCAATGATACTATACTCGCATGCGTTCGAAGGCCGGTTCTTCAACCGTGAATCGGAATACTGTTTCTCAGTAGATGTAGTGAATGAAATGGGATAAAAGTCTGATTTTTCTTCGGACTGTTGCCGATCTCTTTCTTTTACCATCCCTATATTTTACTTAAATGTGACCAACTGGACATAAAGTTATGTAACTATTCGGTCACAACAAAATTTTTATGATTTTTAAACTGTGAATAGGCTCCACTAATAAAAATAGGCTGAATATCAGTATACTGAACGATTGAATGGGAAAATAACTTAAAAGGATTCAGGCTTCAAAAATGGTATTTAGCATTCAATGAACACATTTCACAAAACAAATAAGCCTGTAAACTACTATTTTACAGGCTTATTTATCGTTTTCACGCCTTTCCATAGTTCAAATCCCACTTTGTAAGATATCGTCTATAGTTTTATTATCTTAGTCGAAAGATGTAACTGGCTGCTAATTTTAATGAAACATCCTGTTTCGTTTTCCATTCACTTTTTGGAATGACATATTGATCAAAATTCCTATTATAATCGATGTATAAATAAGATTAATCCTTAAAAAGAAAGGATATAGAAAAGATAACCATTTATTATTCAGATAATAATTTAAAGAATTCTATATTTTATTTGTCTTCTCATACTATATGCAGGAGAAGTTGTAAATGTATCTTGCGATACTCCTCTCAAATATAAATCTGGCTTTCCTATCTTGGCATGAAGCTAAAATATTTTTATCCATAGGATTCGATAGTTTATTATTTCGCTAAAAACATTTCAGTAAATTCTATACGTGTTCCATCTGCATTGGATAAATTCAACAGCCATCGCCGCCCCTTCCCAATTATAGGATTGGCCAGTTTTTCATTGCGTCTGCGCTCTTTTAATGTATAAAGCACTTCCTGCATATCCGTTGCAAGAAAACAAGGATGGGAAAAATCACGGGTATCTGTTGGATAATGTTCAATGAATTCGGTGGTTCCAGGTATTTGAAAGTAAAGAATGCCGGGTTTCTCCCTTACATCTTCCGGAAATCTTAAAAAAAGTTTACATCCCAATATCTCCGTATAAAATGTAGGATTATCCTCCAGTATTTCTGTATAAAGTCCCACATGGTGAATTCGTTTGGAAATACGTCTTTCTGATAAATATTTACCTTTTGAAGCAGCGTGTAATGATTTCTTCCCCCATTCCATAAATTCGATAGGGACACCAACGGGATCGTATACAACAAAGACAAGGTTCCCTGCTCCGTCAACTGTAATTTCGGCAGGCACTTTTATTCCTTTCGATGAGAGGTATTGACGCATTTTTTCGACATCTTCTGTTTCAAAAGTTACCGATACCAAACGATCTTTTTCTTTTGCTTGTTTATCCTCTACAAATTCCAGGAACTGTCGGTCGTTCACTTTATAAGTTGTGATTTTTCCCAAAGGGGAAGGATAGGTAAATGCCTTGTCAAAACCTAAAAAATCTCCATAATATGATTGTGCTAAAACATCACTACTCACCAGGTAAGTCATTTTAGCAATACCCCATATAGGTGGTCTTTTAACATTCTGTGAATAAATATTCACATTCAATATCAATGCAATGCTTATCAAAGAAATTGACTTCATTCAACTATATTTTTGATTCATATCCATCCATATTATACCCAATTGCCATCCTGATACCCATCCTGCATCCATGGCAGGTTTTTATGCTGATAAAATGGTTCAAGCTGATAAGCCAATTCTTTCATTCTCGCAGGTGATAATCTTTGAAAATGGTGTAATATATCCAGGTTGTTTTTCACAACATCAACACTATCCATCCCGACCACTACTGCATCCGGACCTTCCAGCGAAAGGGCGTATGTAACCAAGTCATTAGCATTCAAACCATCGATGGTTTCTTTTGGACGTACAGCTTTCATGAGCAATACGCCCATTTTCTTCCGTCTTCCTTCTGGGATTGCGATACTTTCACGGTCAAAATTTTGCTTTGCACTCCAATGATTCATTGCTAAGAGCATACTGTCAAATTCGGCTCTTCCGGATATTTCTTTCAATGCTTCAGCACTACTGTGTCCCGAAAATCCTATAAAACGGGTAACACCTTCATCTTTCATTTTCTGTACAATGTCGATCAGATGTCCTTTCCGGCTCATTTCATCTACATCCTCCATAGATTCTACTCCGTGAATCTTAAGCATATCCAATTTGTCTGTCTGGAGGCGTTTCAGGCTGAGTTCAATCTGCTTCATCGCTTCGGAGGGCTCACGAGCCTGAACTTTTGTAGATAGGAAAATCTCTTTCCGGCGGGTTTTCACCACTTCGCCTACACGAATTTCACTGATGACCAATTCTGTGGGTTTTGTTTTCCCGGCAGGTAGCGCAATCGTATTATCGTATGCATGAGCTGTATCCCAGTAGTATAATCCATGATCTAAAGCGTAATTCAACATTTCAAATGCTTCCTCTGCCTTATCTATATGGCAGAAACGACTTCCCAATCCCAGCACTATCCTCGGAATAGCTACGCCTGTATTTCCTAATAGGGTTATTGGTAATCCTTTTGCGTCGTAATGGTTTTTAATGGATGAAATACAGGATACTCCGGCACCCGGCAAAGAAAGCACTACACCTGCTCCTACAGCTCCTTTTATAAATTCTCTTCGTGAGTATTTTTCCATGAGTATATTTTATTTTAATAAATAAACCCTTACAACTATTTGTTATTGTTTAATTTATTGACTCCCATTTACCTGAATAATAAGCCTTATCCAACCGGGTTTTTAATTCCGGCTTATTATCGCGCACCACAGCATCACACAAATCTTTATAGACATAAAAATTCAACCAATATCCGTAAGCATATTTTTCATGCATGGAGCGGGGTTGCTTCCAAAAAGAATACCAGGCTGTATTTAAACCATATTTTTCAGCAATGCGGATGGCCTCTTCTGCCCGTAACCATATATTTTCAGTGGCTTCTTTATATAATTGCTGATAATCTTCAAGTTTCATTTTGGCAGTTACATGTATCGCGGCACGGTCATCAATACCTAATGCTTTTAAAGATACTTTCTCTTCGAACACCTGGTCGCCATCCAAATCATATTCAATCACATCAAAGAAACCGTTATTGTCCGAATCTGTGTATTTAACGGTTGCCCACTTTTCGGGAATCCCTGTGTTTCGCTCATATTTTTTATAGTCATACAATCCGCCATATCCCTGAAAATATTCGGCCTGCTGATCTATCCGCCATGCGCCCCATTCGGCACCATAGAGATGTATGCGCCCGTCAAACGGAGATAAATAGAGACTACCGTTACCTGAATTGTCCTGATCAAATTCCCCTCTGTCACCTATAGGATCGGCTTGTGGGTTATTGTCCAGTCCACCCTCACGCATGCCAATTTTAAACAAATCGCGGGGTTCATAAAATTCAACTCTTTCCCAACGGTTGCAGTCATCATCTTCATCGAATACAAACCAGCAACTGGTCCATTTTCCGCGGCTATAGATCAAATCGTATGCGGCGTTCCGATCAGGATAAATAAGATGATCCAGTTGCCTCCATCTTGGATCGAAGAAAAACTTATCGGCGGCAGGCAGACCCCTCAGGTTTTTGAAACGATGAACCTGGTCGGAATATGAAAATCCGGGTCCTTTGAAAAGGAGGGACATGTCGAAATCGAATTCGTTACCGGGTGCATTGTCATTGTCAAGATCATATGTGTGGGCAGCATAATCGATATTTTTAGTGAAAAATACATCATATTCGGGATTCTCATCCTTATATGCAGGATTTGAATTATCGGCAGGACGATACTTAGGAGAGTCGAGCAAACGGATAGCCATTTCGGATAAACCGTCGTTATCCTGATCAAAGAATATAAAAGGTACTTCCCAGTTATATTCAAGGTCTTTGATACGGAATGATGCGGCATGCATTTTCAGGAAAGTATTGTTGCCGTGATAATCCTGGTAAAAATTAGCATGGCTGTTACGCTGCCAACACTTCAACACTATATCACTCCATTGTATGTTGTGCTTGATGTTGTCTTTTTCGCCATCGTCGATCATAAACATATAATCGGATCCGTCCATTCCTCCGCGCCTTTTACCATCTTTATTCCATACAACAATTTGTATTTCGGAAATACCATCGCCATCTTCGTCTACCCAGTCAATTGAGAGATCATTCGGACCGGCAAACCGCCCGTCTTTATCTTTATCGACCAGCAGACAGTCATTATCAGTATCTCCTTCGGTATCCCCGTATTGCATATCGTCATCATCGTCAATCCACATCACAGGGACACGATCAAGGATATAGGTTTTCAAAATATCCGGGTCTCCGTCGTTATCCAGGTCAATATATTCTATTGCAGATTTATCCGTTACTAACGGAAAACGAAAAGGTGTTAATTGTGTACGGTTATTCCAGTAATTTTGTGCATATAAGCTACCACTAACCGACAAAGTACATAAAATGATTATTAGTCTGTTCATAAGGGAAATTATTTGGATTCTTATTCCAAGAAGATTCAAATTTACATTTTACTTGTTACAATGGTTTAATTTTTTACCATTAATATGTATTAATCATTAACATAATTCATTAATCGTAGTTTAGCATACTTCATAAACAGAAAAGCCTGTAAAATGCTAAAATTCACAGGCTTAAAATTATCCATTTACTATTTCCGAGCCACTCATGGGATTTGAACCCACGACCTGCTCATTACGAGTGAGCTGCTCTACCGCTGAGCTAAAGTGGCAAACCTAATACAAAAATATATTTTTTTTGTAAAATAAAAAAGAGACCGGAAAATATCCGGTCTCTATATATAACGATCTTTATCAGATTACTTATTTACCTGAAACCGGGTATCTTTCTTTTGAAAGAAATCAACAATCTGTTGTGCCGCTGCAAGACCTGCATTGATATTGGCTTCCGCTGTTTCTGCACCCATTTTTTTAGGAGTGGCAAAAACACGTAATCCCACGCTGTCTTCCATTTTGGCAATTCCATCCGGAGCGATATCCGACGCATATTTCAGGTCATTACGTTCCATCATGGCTTTAAGTAAGCCATCTTCATCAATCACCTCCTTACGGGCAGTATTGATCAATGCACCACCTTTAGGCATAGATGAGAAAAGATCATAGCCAATGGACTTCTTTGTATTGTCATTTGCAGGTATATGTAAAGATACATAGTGACATTTCCGATACAATTCTTTCACATCGGTAATAACCGTGATACCATCCTTCTTCAATGTTTCCTCACTTACAAAAGGATCGAAAGCAAATACATTCATTCCAAATCCTTTCCCGAGGACAGCTACTAACTTTCCTACATTCCCGTAAGCATGAATGCCCAGGTTTTTGCCTTTCAATTCAGATCCGGTTCCGGGAGTAAATTGATTACGTGCCATAAAAATCATCATGCCGATGGCCAGTTCGGCAACAGCATTCGAATTTTGTCCGGGAGTGTTCATAGCAACGACTCCTTTTCCAGTACAGGCTTCAAGGTCAAGATTATCATACCCCGCTCCGGCACGCACGACAATCTTTAATTGACGGGCAGCATCTACGACTTCTTTGGTAACCTTATCACTACGGACGATCAATGCATCAACATCAGCAACAGCTTGTTGCAATTCTGCAGATCCGGCATATTTTTCTAATAATACGACCTCATATCCGGCTTTTCCCAAAATATCTTTTATTCCTTCCACCGCAACCACAGCAAAAGGCTTTTCTGTGGCAATCAAAACTTTTTTCATTTATGGTGTTTTGTTAACTCATTAATTTTTTGCTTCAAACTCTTTCATACAATCCACCAATGCCTGTACGCTTTCAATAGGCATAGCATTGTATATAGATGCCCGGAAGCCTCCA
The window above is part of the Bacteroidales bacterium genome. Proteins encoded here:
- a CDS encoding glycoside hydrolase family 95 protein, translated to MKSIVPFLLILGLLFTGCTDSKKEPSDLRLWYRQPAAGWVEALPVGNGRLGGMVFGHPVNERIQLNEESLWAGSQINSNNPDALKNLKEIQQLVLDGKLSEASQLATKSMLSVPVRVRSHQTLGDLWIDHSVRDTSAYFRELDLNTGICKTSYSADGITFTQEVFSSAPDNLIVIRLKASRKGALDAILKLNRERDAVTATIKDGLLMTGQIQDEDDPKRGPGGPHMKFASVLHVNNKGGEVLDEGNALRIKQADEAIILLTAATDYNLRELNFDRSINPEAVCRNIIDKARSKTYRTLLADHLKEYRSLFSRVSIDLGNNPHQSALPTDRRLKAIKDDADDPQLAALYFQFGRYLLMGSSRFPGILPANLQGIWNKDFNAPWNSDFHTNINLQMNYWPAEVCNLPETTKPLINFLEQLQVPGAVTARETYGARGWTVHHLTDAFGRTAVMDGIWGCFPMGGPWMTFRVYEHYAFTGDMEYLRKQAYPLMKSSARFVLDFLIRDKEGQWVTAPSNSPENAFFDPASGKPSNMTYAATMDIQIITELFNNCMAAAKVLNTDAAFSDTLARVLADLPPVKVSPRTGGIQEWIEDYEEAEPGHRHMSHLLGLHPGTQITPETPELFEAAKKTLSRRLSSGGGHTGWSRAWVINFYARLHDGENAYLHTMELLRKSTLPNLFDTHPPFQIDGNFGGTAGIAEMLLQSHGGVLSILPALPGAWPDGSVKGLLARGGFEVDIAWQNGRLSNLTVKSGLGLPARLKYRGMELTLNMEKGKEYTIKESQFTKVNK
- a CDS encoding glycoside hydrolase family 95 protein; translated protein: MRSPFIQSVAILILLTFISCTNTKHEEHLKLWYNLPADASVKDSPNGWSDDAEWLKALPLGNGSMGVMVFGDVNRERIQLNEESMWSGSLDDNDNPDAFAAQAQIRRFLFEGKYKEATELTNKTQICKGAGSGHGNGAAVPFGCFQTLGDLWIDNGKQSSYENYYRELDLDDAVVRVKYTQDGVNYRREIFTSQPDQVVVMRFTADKPGKISFTCGMNRPECYNTYTENERLVMSGALSDGKGGKGLKYAVNLKAVNKNGAVQYKDSLLVVENADEVVLVLSASTDYVLNYPEYKGRDYLTIVNENIKKAVSKKYDDLLNRHKNEYQPYFKRVNFDITPDEIIPVPTDIRLADFKNTLSDNHLVELIFQYGRYLLIASSRPGTLPANLQGIWANKLQTPWNGDYHTDVNVEMNYWHAEVTNLPEMHLPLFDLILSIAEPGRKTAAVQYHLNGWVVHPITNVWGYTAPGEKASWGMHTGGGAWISTHIAEHYAFTRDKAFLQKMYPALKGSVEFYTGWLVEDPKTGKLVSGPAVSPENTFIAPDGSHCQISMGPAHDQQVIWQLFTDFLMASEELGITDEFVEKIRNDRGKLAGSQIGSDGRLMEWAEEFPEVEPGHRHISHLFALHPGSQINLEHTPELAAAAKKSLDFRIVNGGGHTGWSAAWLISQYARLHEAEQACKSIHTVLSKSTSPNLFGLHPPFQMDANFGTTAGIAEMLVQSHEGNISLLPALPDQWTTGSVNGLRARGGYEIDMKWEDGELVSAEIHADHAGDIKVKYKNKKKLISLKADDKTTLSFE
- a CDS encoding VOC family protein, with the translated sequence MKSISLISIALILNVNIYSQNVKRPPIWGIAKMTYLVSSDVLAQSYYGDFLGFDKAFTYPSPLGKITTYKVNDRQFLEFVEDKQAKEKDRLVSVTFETEDVEKMRQYLSSKGIKVPAEITVDGAGNLVFVVYDPVGVPIEFMEWGKKSLHAASKGKYLSERRISKRIHHVGLYTEILEDNPTFYTEILGCKLFLRFPEDVREKPGILYFQIPGTTEFIEHYPTDTRDFSHPCFLATDMQEVLYTLKERRRNEKLANPIIGKGRRWLLNLSNADGTRIEFTEMFLAK
- a CDS encoding aldo/keto reductase, coding for MEKYSRREFIKGAVGAGVVLSLPGAGVSCISSIKNHYDAKGLPITLLGNTGVAIPRIVLGLGSRFCHIDKAEEAFEMLNYALDHGLYYWDTAHAYDNTIALPAGKTKPTELVISEIRVGEVVKTRRKEIFLSTKVQAREPSEAMKQIELSLKRLQTDKLDMLKIHGVESMEDVDEMSRKGHLIDIVQKMKDEGVTRFIGFSGHSSAEALKEISGRAEFDSMLLAMNHWSAKQNFDRESIAIPEGRRKKMGVLLMKAVRPKETIDGLNANDLVTYALSLEGPDAVVVGMDSVDVVKNNLDILHHFQRLSPARMKELAYQLEPFYQHKNLPWMQDGYQDGNWV
- a CDS encoding 3-phosphoglycerate dehydrogenase, with protein sequence MKKVLIATEKPFAVVAVEGIKDILGKAGYEVVLLEKYAGSAELQQAVADVDALIVRSDKVTKEVVDAARQLKIVVRAGAGYDNLDLEACTGKGVVAMNTPGQNSNAVAELAIGMMIFMARNQFTPGTGSELKGKNLGIHAYGNVGKLVAVLGKGFGMNVFAFDPFVSEETLKKDGITVITDVKELYRKCHYVSLHIPANDNTKKSIGYDLFSSMPKGGALINTARKEVIDEDGLLKAMMERNDLKYASDIAPDGIAKMEDSVGLRVFATPKKMGAETAEANINAGLAAAQQIVDFFQKKDTRFQVNK